The Calditrichota bacterium genome contains a region encoding:
- a CDS encoding archaemetzincin family Zn-dependent metalloprotease, which translates to MRNTLYIVPVHHPRLENLELLKQALSEVFSLHVEFLNLELDIEAVFNIRRHQYHSTEILAYLLDRMPDDTERILAVTDLDLYIPILTFVFGEAQLRGRAAVVSCHRLKNEFYGIPADNDILMDRLIKEAVHELGHTYGLIHCTNYACVMHASTYVEEIDIKDYHFCPACQALLAGTEPRQP; encoded by the coding sequence TTGAGAAACACGCTTTACATTGTACCTGTACACCATCCCAGGCTGGAAAACCTGGAATTACTGAAACAGGCCCTTTCCGAAGTTTTCTCCCTCCACGTGGAATTTTTAAATCTGGAACTGGATATTGAAGCCGTTTTCAATATCAGACGGCATCAATACCACTCAACGGAAATTCTGGCCTATTTGCTGGATCGGATGCCGGATGATACCGAGCGCATTCTGGCTGTAACGGATCTGGATTTGTATATTCCGATTTTAACCTTTGTTTTTGGCGAAGCGCAATTGCGCGGCCGCGCCGCAGTTGTTTCCTGTCACCGCCTAAAAAATGAGTTCTACGGTATCCCTGCCGACAACGACATTCTAATGGATCGGTTAATCAAGGAAGCCGTTCACGAATTGGGGCATACCTACGGCCTCATTCACTGCACCAACTACGCCTGTGTGATGCACGCTTCGACCTATGTTGAGGAAATTGATATTAAGGATTACCATTTTTGCCCCGCCTGCCAGGCCCTGCTTGCCGGTACGGAACCCCGGCAGCCTTAA